Proteins encoded by one window of Rutidosis leptorrhynchoides isolate AG116_Rl617_1_P2 chromosome 7, CSIRO_AGI_Rlap_v1, whole genome shotgun sequence:
- the LOC139858473 gene encoding glutaredoxin-C6-like encodes MQGVHGYRNLRSDGGVRLELSPTTNSPLAIDVSESTEMRIQRLITENPVIIFSRSACCMCHVMKRLFASLSVHPTVIELEEDEIGGLSALQDGGGGETVAPAVFIGGERVGGLESLVGLHLSGQLVPKLVDVGVLVL; translated from the coding sequence ATGCAAGGCGTTCACGGCTACCGTAACCTCCGATCCGATGGCGGTGTTCGTCTCGAACTAAGTCCGACAACTAACTCGCCACTCGCGATCGATGTATCTGAATCAACTGAAATGAGGATTCAACGATTAATAACTGAAAATCCGGTTATTATATTTAGTAGGTCAGCTTGTTGTATGTGCCACGTCATGAAACGGTTGTTTGCGTCACTTAGTGTTCATCCTACTGTTATTGAATTGGAAGAGGATGAGATCGGCGGGTTATCGGCGTTGCAGGACGGAGGTGGTGGTGAGACGGTGGCGCCGGCGGTGTTTATCGGCGGTGAACGTGTTGGTGGGTTGGAGAGTTTGGTTGGACTTCATTTGAGTGGTCAACTTGTTCCCAAACTTGTTGATGTTGGTGTTTTGGTGTTGTAG